One Aureibacillus halotolerans genomic region harbors:
- a CDS encoding GNAT family N-acetyltransferase, with the protein MKQGIHQLTIEDAPALVELSQYAFQRPLGEEEKHKRIKETKAHEFWGYFDQGHLASVARIHPLSVFLDGELVNMGGIGNVATWPEYRRNRYVSHLITHVLTLMKQEGNVVSFLAPFSFPFYRRFGWESLVTRKHYEINKDNLPTSVFVTNYLLKRMESRFSEELQHVYTAYAKRYNSMLNREKAWWERIFTADKKLHVYGAFTTDGVCKGYMIYSMQERHLDVSEFVALDEEAKKTLWNVFKQHDSMADSVTLLLPEDDQTPYAFRQQGITQTLKPYFMGRIVDVFPFLQAFPFKQNEAEISIEITDEVAPWNTGTYVLSKDGNVSRSNAQGQLQFDVQTLAALCLASVSPEVLYREGWISGAATDVATLAERLPTSTSFFLDFF; encoded by the coding sequence CAATCGAAGACGCACCGGCGCTTGTCGAATTATCACAATATGCATTTCAACGTCCACTAGGTGAAGAAGAAAAACATAAACGAATCAAAGAAACAAAGGCGCATGAGTTCTGGGGCTATTTTGATCAAGGCCACCTGGCATCGGTTGCCCGTATTCATCCTTTGAGTGTTTTTCTCGATGGTGAGCTAGTGAATATGGGTGGAATTGGCAATGTGGCTACGTGGCCAGAATACCGTCGAAACCGTTATGTATCTCACTTGATTACTCACGTGTTAACACTCATGAAGCAAGAAGGCAATGTAGTGTCATTCCTCGCCCCGTTCTCGTTTCCGTTTTATCGGAGGTTTGGTTGGGAATCACTTGTCACAAGGAAGCATTATGAAATAAACAAGGACAACCTTCCCACATCTGTTTTTGTGACAAACTATCTCCTGAAGCGAATGGAGTCCCGCTTTTCAGAAGAGCTGCAGCACGTGTATACGGCCTATGCCAAACGATACAACAGCATGCTCAATAGGGAAAAGGCATGGTGGGAAAGAATATTTACTGCCGATAAAAAGTTACATGTGTATGGGGCGTTTACAACGGATGGGGTATGCAAAGGGTACATGATTTATTCCATGCAGGAACGTCACCTTGACGTGTCAGAATTTGTAGCGCTTGATGAAGAGGCAAAAAAAACGTTATGGAATGTATTTAAACAACATGATTCTATGGCAGACTCTGTAACGCTTCTGTTGCCTGAAGATGATCAAACGCCGTATGCATTTCGTCAGCAAGGCATTACGCAAACATTGAAGCCATACTTTATGGGCAGAATTGTCGATGTCTTCCCATTTTTGCAAGCCTTTCCTTTCAAGCAAAACGAAGCTGAAATCTCTATTGAAATCACCGATGAGGTTGCTCCGTGGAACACAGGCACGTATGTGCTTTCAAAGGATGGAAACGTATCTCGATCTAACGCACAAGGGCAGCTGCAGTTTGATGTACAAACATTGGCAGCATTATGTCTTGCCAGTGTAAGTCCGGAGGTTTTATATAGAGAAGGGTGGATTAGTGGGGCGGCAACTGATGTGGCGACTTTAGCAGAGCGTCTGCCAACGTCAACTTCCTTTTTCTTGGACTTCTTTTAA
- a CDS encoding YugN family protein: MKFSEFEFEGKQVPLPILDGIMDEIGFTRAGQWDYERVTYDFKFEDMTAGNVYYLRLQGFATEGDVDKGNAIIQLLPAAYLGRHYYPHGVEYDNEDFPAGIVSHCKDKLHQVLDAVTASIQ, from the coding sequence GTGAAATTTAGTGAATTTGAATTCGAAGGCAAGCAAGTGCCACTCCCTATTTTGGATGGCATAATGGATGAGATCGGCTTTACTCGAGCAGGACAGTGGGACTATGAACGAGTAACATATGATTTTAAATTTGAAGATATGACCGCAGGAAATGTCTACTATTTGCGACTTCAGGGCTTTGCAACTGAAGGTGATGTAGATAAAGGCAATGCCATTATTCAGCTCTTGCCTGCTGCATACTTAGGACGCCATTATTACCCACACGGTGTCGAATACGATAATGAAGATTTTCCAGCAGGAATTGTAAGTCATTGCAAGGATAAACTACACCAGGTTTTAGATGCCGTCACAGCTTCCATTCAATAA
- a CDS encoding CAP domain-containing protein, translating to MKPGLFVRLLLCVLLGIIVYFIAVPPNEYNVKLADKVTPRHSLDKSQKSAGLFTFIGMAADEVERRLGTPKRIDPSAYQYEWWVYEDDVSYLLVGVEEKEVVTLFVSGRNFPTAPFHLGAKRDNIEALSKMNDTLSLTNEYGHFQFTLSEEDMSAKPIVSYNDHFLQLYFDTETDQLSSLRVMTGEIALRQRPYAMTYRGELPQEEEIAQEEQRQIDTANATQIFEMTNVLRKRYDKLPFKWNEETAKVAKKHSIDMKTDNYFSHESPTAGDLGDRLATGDVPYKLAGENIASQYIDGPAAVEGWLNSPGHREALLHDNFTRLGVGVYFRYYTQNFVQTWADASAAE from the coding sequence ATGAAACCAGGTCTATTTGTTCGTTTATTGCTTTGTGTATTGCTTGGCATCATTGTTTATTTTATCGCCGTCCCACCTAATGAATACAATGTAAAGCTCGCTGACAAAGTGACGCCGCGCCACTCACTGGATAAATCTCAAAAATCAGCAGGGCTGTTTACGTTTATAGGAATGGCAGCTGATGAGGTCGAACGTCGATTGGGAACACCAAAACGAATCGACCCTAGTGCGTATCAATATGAGTGGTGGGTCTATGAAGATGATGTCTCCTATCTCCTTGTAGGTGTCGAAGAGAAAGAAGTTGTCACGTTGTTTGTTTCAGGACGAAATTTTCCAACCGCCCCTTTTCATTTAGGAGCAAAAAGAGACAACATTGAGGCGCTATCAAAGATGAATGATACACTCTCTTTAACGAATGAATATGGCCATTTTCAATTTACTTTGTCAGAAGAAGACATGAGTGCAAAACCAATTGTGTCTTATAACGATCATTTTCTTCAGCTGTATTTCGATACAGAAACAGACCAACTGTCAAGCTTGCGTGTAATGACAGGTGAGATTGCATTAAGACAGAGACCATATGCCATGACGTACCGAGGGGAGCTGCCTCAAGAAGAAGAAATCGCTCAAGAAGAGCAACGTCAGATAGATACGGCCAATGCAACGCAAATCTTTGAAATGACCAACGTTCTACGAAAAAGATATGACAAGCTGCCCTTCAAATGGAATGAAGAGACGGCAAAGGTGGCAAAAAAGCATAGCATCGATATGAAAACAGACAATTATTTTTCCCACGAGTCTCCGACCGCTGGCGATTTAGGCGATCGCTTGGCTACAGGAGATGTTCCATACAAGCTTGCAGGGGAAAACATCGCGTCCCAATACATTGATGGCCCTGCTGCGGTGGAAGGCTGGCTGAACAGCCCTGGTCATCGGGAAGCGCTGCTTCATGATAATTTTACAAGATTAGGCGTAGGGGTTTATTTCCGCTACTACACTCAAAATTTTGTACAAACATGGGCTGATGCCTCAGCGGCAGAATAA
- a CDS encoding Gfo/Idh/MocA family protein — MKIAIVGAGTMGNVHAQAYSQMDEVSVIGVFDTDPLKRTVAEANGHAFFHSFEELLAAQPDVVDVCVPTDVHKKYVLQAARAKKHIICEKPIARTLEDAIEMKNVCDEEGVSLYIGQVVRFFPEYAAAKASVVRERIGNPGTSRLKRCGSYPNGHDDWYGNDARSGSVFLDVCIHDIDFMCWLYGDVERVYAKGFKNTPDGAYVHGSISLRFTSGAIAQIEGSWAYPSGFLTEFDIAGTSGILEFSSEQTKPLQTMFKETLSKEGQPRVQVPSSPTNESPYAIELRHFLDCLRGDAQPIVPTDEAIYALRIALAARKSAETNEVIEIGGHNE, encoded by the coding sequence TTGAAAATTGCAATTGTAGGGGCTGGGACAATGGGAAACGTCCATGCCCAAGCCTATTCACAAATGGATGAAGTATCCGTTATTGGTGTGTTCGATACAGACCCACTTAAAAGAACTGTTGCTGAAGCGAATGGTCATGCGTTTTTTCATTCTTTCGAAGAGCTTTTAGCTGCACAGCCAGACGTTGTTGATGTTTGTGTCCCAACAGATGTGCACAAAAAATATGTTCTTCAAGCGGCTAGGGCAAAAAAACATATTATATGCGAAAAGCCAATTGCCCGGACGTTAGAAGATGCGATAGAAATGAAGAACGTGTGCGATGAAGAAGGTGTATCCCTCTATATTGGTCAAGTGGTTCGCTTTTTTCCAGAGTATGCTGCTGCAAAGGCAAGTGTCGTTCGTGAACGAATTGGCAATCCAGGAACTTCAAGACTAAAACGTTGCGGGTCCTATCCAAATGGCCACGACGACTGGTACGGAAATGATGCACGTAGTGGCTCCGTATTTTTGGATGTCTGCATTCATGACATTGATTTTATGTGTTGGCTATACGGGGATGTGGAAAGGGTCTATGCGAAAGGGTTCAAGAATACCCCTGATGGCGCATACGTACATGGAAGTATTTCACTTCGTTTTACATCCGGAGCCATTGCGCAAATCGAAGGGTCTTGGGCATATCCGTCGGGCTTCTTAACTGAATTCGATATTGCTGGGACGAGCGGCATTCTTGAGTTTTCAAGTGAACAAACAAAGCCATTGCAGACAATGTTTAAAGAAACGTTGAGTAAAGAAGGCCAGCCACGCGTACAAGTGCCTTCGAGTCCTACAAATGAGAGCCCGTATGCGATTGAATTGCGCCATTTTCTTGACTGCTTAAGAGGGGATGCGCAGCCTATCGTCCCAACAGATGAAGCGATCTACGCATTGCGTATCGCACTTGCTGCGCGGAAGTCTGCTGAGACGAACGAAGTCATTGAGATAGGAGGACACAACGAATGA
- a CDS encoding Gfo/Idh/MocA family protein has product MRVGMISFAHMHAHSYAQAVTAFANAELIGISDPDKSRGEETARTYNTLYESSVDDLLSKVDAVVICSENAHHKADVLAAAAKGVHVLCEKPLATSVKDAEEMITACENAGVILQTAFPVRFNPPVQQLKALIDRGDLGQIRAIHGTNRGTNPGGWFIDPSLSGGGAVLDHTVHVVDLMRWMLQSEVQEVYAEVGQQFGTTTADDCGLLSFSFQNGTIATLDPSWSRNRTFPTWGDVTMDVIGSDGMTRLDAMKQHIMLYSDVENAVSQLSCADNHDIGLMKDFLDSVAANRQPSITGTDGLKAMQVALAAYESFQRKQPVTIHH; this is encoded by the coding sequence ATTCGAGTAGGAATGATTAGTTTTGCTCACATGCACGCACACAGTTATGCTCAAGCGGTGACGGCATTTGCTAACGCTGAGTTGATCGGCATTTCTGATCCTGACAAATCAAGAGGAGAGGAAACTGCTCGTACGTACAACACTTTATATGAGTCGTCTGTTGATGATTTACTTTCAAAAGTAGATGCCGTTGTGATTTGTAGTGAAAACGCTCACCATAAAGCCGATGTTCTCGCTGCAGCAGCAAAGGGGGTTCACGTTCTTTGCGAAAAACCGCTTGCAACGTCAGTAAAGGATGCTGAAGAGATGATTACGGCGTGTGAAAATGCAGGTGTCATTTTACAGACAGCATTCCCTGTGCGCTTCAATCCTCCTGTTCAACAACTCAAGGCATTAATCGACCGAGGAGATTTAGGTCAAATCAGGGCGATTCATGGAACAAACAGAGGAACGAATCCAGGGGGATGGTTCATTGACCCGTCGCTTTCTGGTGGCGGTGCGGTATTGGATCACACAGTGCATGTCGTCGATTTAATGCGTTGGATGCTCCAATCGGAGGTTCAGGAGGTGTATGCCGAAGTCGGTCAACAATTCGGTACGACAACGGCAGATGATTGTGGACTTTTAAGCTTTTCTTTTCAAAATGGAACGATTGCAACACTTGATCCTAGCTGGTCAAGAAATCGTACATTTCCAACGTGGGGTGACGTCACAATGGATGTGATTGGCTCGGATGGAATGACTCGACTCGACGCCATGAAACAACATATTATGCTCTACAGCGATGTTGAAAACGCTGTTTCTCAACTCAGTTGTGCAGATAATCACGACATAGGTTTAATGAAGGATTTTCTTGATAGCGTAGCTGCAAATCGACAACCAAGCATTACTGGAACAGATGGATTAAAGGCAATGCAAGTTGCTTTAGCTGCCTACGAATCATTCCAGCGCAAACAACCAGTCACCATTCATCATTGA
- the ylbD gene encoding spore coat protein YlbD, whose translation MTSKEETIHSFKTFIKSHPGLGDEVKRKKQTWQQIFENWYLLGEDDELWASYRTTKKSASKTDYSDMMQQALSFLKNLDPDEVQKQITSVSSAIDTLQNVIKQFQSNKETSRLPVKVGGEEPFEARRFGRD comes from the coding sequence TTGACTTCAAAAGAAGAAACCATTCATTCATTCAAAACCTTTATTAAATCGCACCCAGGGCTTGGCGATGAGGTGAAAAGAAAAAAACAGACATGGCAGCAAATTTTTGAAAATTGGTATTTGTTAGGGGAAGACGATGAGTTGTGGGCATCTTATCGAACAACAAAAAAATCAGCATCAAAAACAGATTATTCGGACATGATGCAACAAGCGCTCTCATTTCTGAAAAATTTAGATCCAGATGAAGTGCAAAAGCAAATCACTTCTGTGAGCTCTGCGATCGACACACTGCAAAACGTCATTAAGCAGTTTCAATCGAATAAAGAAACGTCACGGTTGCCCGTTAAAGTTGGAGGAGAAGAACCATTTGAAGCGCGACGTTTTGGCAGGGATTGA
- a CDS encoding YlbE-like family protein yields the protein MRPEITSWLEANPDLAFYLHRNPTWYSTLSRHPEQWKQFKQSADEFYQRTLPHKVKRVEQQLGFASMFFSMMQQAEGQDE from the coding sequence ATGCGTCCTGAGATCACAAGCTGGTTGGAAGCGAACCCTGATTTAGCCTTTTACCTTCACCGCAATCCTACTTGGTACAGTACACTTTCCAGGCATCCTGAGCAATGGAAGCAATTTAAGCAATCAGCAGATGAATTTTATCAACGAACACTTCCACATAAAGTGAAGCGTGTTGAACAGCAGCTGGGCTTTGCATCCATGTTCTTTTCTATGATGCAACAAGCTGAAGGGCAAGATGAATAA
- a CDS encoding ABC transporter permease, translated as MLNDWIRFLEINYTRIIELTFQHAQLVGLAIIVALIIGVPLGIYLTTNEHLAGTILQLASVFLTIPSIALFGVMMPLFSLINQGIGFLPAFVALVLYSQLPILRNTYTAIKNVSPEMRDAAIGMGMKTHQRLLRVEIPNAMPLIMAGVRTAVVLNIGIGAIAAYIGAGGLGVLITQGIGRGDTYLIISGSLAIALLAIIADVILLLVQKKFTNKAVAIANE; from the coding sequence ATGTTGAATGATTGGATTCGTTTTTTAGAAATAAACTATACCCGAATCATTGAACTGACGTTTCAGCATGCGCAACTTGTTGGCCTCGCCATCATTGTCGCTCTAATTATCGGGGTTCCATTAGGGATTTACCTGACAACAAATGAGCATTTGGCTGGGACCATTTTGCAGCTGGCATCTGTTTTTTTAACAATTCCTAGTATTGCATTATTTGGAGTGATGATGCCGCTTTTTTCGTTAATTAATCAAGGCATTGGGTTCTTGCCAGCATTTGTTGCGCTTGTTCTTTATTCACAGCTCCCGATTCTCCGCAATACGTATACGGCGATTAAAAATGTTAGTCCGGAAATGCGAGACGCGGCCATCGGAATGGGGATGAAAACACACCAACGTTTGCTTCGCGTGGAAATTCCGAATGCAATGCCGTTGATTATGGCTGGTGTTCGAACTGCTGTTGTGTTAAACATCGGCATTGGTGCGATTGCGGCTTACATAGGTGCAGGGGGTCTTGGGGTTTTAATCACCCAAGGAATTGGACGAGGGGATACATACTTAATCATTAGCGGCTCACTTGCTATCGCACTATTAGCTATTATTGCAGATGTCATTCTGTTGCTAGTGCAAAAGAAATTTACGAACAAAGCCGTAGCGATTGCAAATGAATAG
- a CDS encoding ABC transporter ATP-binding protein has protein sequence MITFDHVSKIYDGNVTAVKDVNFTVEKGDIVVLLGPSGCGKTTLLRMVNRLESITKGTIRINDKSTMDLDAIELRRNIGYVIQSNGLFPNMTIEDNVMIVPDLLGWDKQKKRKRYNELMDLIGLDGEEYRKRYPLELSGGQQQRIGVVRALAADPPVMLMDEPFGALDPIIREKIQDEFLQIQKEVQKTILFVSHDIDEAVRMADKIVLMKDGEIMQFDKPSELLTHPSNAFVSQFFGKDRALKSLSLHTVQELKDNIGLVHFDEAILDTKTIKVNQDLRNTLSMLLNQEADQVIVESMEGEKLGAVTIDLVQQYLHYEIKGMASGSTVEKG, from the coding sequence ATGATTACATTTGATCACGTGTCAAAAATTTATGATGGAAATGTCACTGCAGTAAAGGATGTTAACTTCACTGTTGAAAAAGGTGATATCGTTGTGCTTCTTGGACCATCAGGGTGTGGGAAAACGACACTACTTCGGATGGTGAATCGCCTAGAATCGATTACAAAAGGAACGATACGCATTAATGACAAGTCGACAATGGATTTGGATGCCATTGAGTTGCGAAGAAATATAGGCTATGTCATCCAAAGCAATGGATTGTTCCCTAACATGACGATTGAGGACAATGTCATGATTGTGCCAGATTTGTTAGGCTGGGACAAGCAGAAAAAAAGGAAACGCTATAATGAATTGATGGACTTGATCGGCTTGGATGGAGAGGAGTACCGCAAGCGCTATCCGTTAGAATTATCTGGCGGTCAACAACAGCGCATTGGGGTCGTGCGAGCTCTAGCCGCTGATCCACCTGTCATGTTAATGGACGAGCCGTTTGGGGCACTTGACCCAATCATTCGTGAAAAGATACAAGATGAATTTTTGCAAATTCAAAAAGAAGTGCAAAAAACGATATTGTTTGTGAGTCATGATATTGATGAAGCCGTGCGGATGGCTGACAAGATCGTATTAATGAAAGACGGCGAAATTATGCAATTTGACAAGCCTTCAGAGCTATTGACGCATCCGAGCAATGCGTTCGTATCACAGTTCTTTGGCAAGGACAGGGCATTAAAAAGTCTTAGCCTTCATACCGTGCAGGAGCTTAAGGACAACATCGGGCTTGTCCATTTTGATGAAGCCATCTTAGATACAAAAACGATTAAAGTGAATCAAGACCTTCGAAATACGCTTTCCATGCTCTTAAATCAGGAAGCGGATCAGGTCATTGTTGAAAGCATGGAAGGAGAAAAGCTTGGCGCTGTAACAATAGATCTCGTCCAGCAATATCTCCATTACGAAATAAAAGGAATGGCGTCGGGTTCAACCGTTGAGAAAGGGTGA
- a CDS encoding ABC transporter permease → MNTKKVVAIIVRVILYAILAILFALALYNNYFGVIFTESIRFSILLVQHLQLVAISSVLAVVVALPVGILITRKRIRKAEWAVSNIATFGQTIPSLAVLALMMSVLGIGLQTAVFALFVYSLLPIYRNTVAGIDSIDKNLIDAAKGMGMTSTQILFRIELPNAASSIMAGIRTAIVLNIGTAALAYVVGGGGLGVWIFTGIRLFDNSYLISGALPVILMAVLVDLLLRWLEKVVVPQGAKQTTDA, encoded by the coding sequence ATGAACACAAAAAAAGTAGTTGCCATCATTGTTCGTGTGATTCTCTACGCCATTCTTGCAATTTTGTTCGCTTTGGCGCTTTACAACAACTATTTCGGCGTGATTTTTACTGAATCGATTCGATTTTCAATACTACTCGTTCAGCATCTCCAGCTTGTTGCCATTTCTTCCGTTCTAGCGGTTGTGGTTGCATTGCCGGTTGGGATTCTTATCACTAGAAAGCGTATTCGCAAGGCTGAATGGGCGGTTTCTAACATTGCAACCTTTGGACAAACGATCCCTAGCTTAGCCGTGTTGGCGCTTATGATGAGTGTTTTAGGGATTGGTTTACAGACAGCAGTGTTTGCCTTGTTTGTGTATTCATTGCTTCCGATCTACAGAAATACGGTTGCTGGCATTGATTCCATTGACAAAAATTTAATTGATGCCGCAAAAGGTATGGGAATGACGTCTACGCAAATTCTGTTCAGAATTGAATTGCCAAATGCAGCGTCTTCTATTATGGCAGGGATTCGAACGGCGATTGTTTTAAATATCGGTACTGCTGCCCTTGCCTATGTGGTAGGCGGTGGTGGACTAGGTGTGTGGATATTTACGGGTATCCGTCTGTTTGACAACAGCTATCTTATCTCTGGTGCATTGCCCGTTATTTTAATGGCTGTGCTCGTTGATTTATTATTACGTTGGCTTGAAAAGGTCGTTGTTCCACAAGGGGCAAAGCAGACAACAGACGCCTAA